One genomic region from Cellulomonas fengjieae encodes:
- a CDS encoding malate dehydrogenase, with the protein MPSSPVTVTVTGAAGQIGYALLFRIASGQLLGADTPVRLRLLEIPQAVKAAEGTAMELDDCAFTTLDSVEIYDDATAAFDGVNVALLVGARPRTAGMERGDLLSANGGIFKPQGEAINAGAADDVRVLVVGNPANTNAFIAASHAPDVPRERFTAMTRLDHNRAVSQLATRTGAKVADIERLTIWGNHSATQYPDLSHATVGGRPALEVVNDDAWVRDTFIPTVAKRGAAIIEARGASSAASAANAAIDHVYSWVHGTPAGDWTSAGIVSDGSYGVPEGLISSFPVTSEGGSWKIVQGLDVDEFSRGRIDASVAELVEERDAVQALGLL; encoded by the coding sequence GTGCCCAGCTCGCCCGTCACCGTCACCGTCACCGGAGCCGCCGGGCAGATCGGCTACGCGTTGCTGTTCCGCATCGCGTCCGGCCAGCTGCTGGGTGCCGACACCCCCGTCCGGCTCCGCCTGCTGGAGATCCCGCAGGCGGTCAAGGCCGCCGAGGGCACCGCGATGGAGCTCGACGACTGCGCGTTCACGACGCTGGACAGCGTGGAGATCTACGACGACGCGACGGCCGCCTTCGACGGCGTCAACGTGGCGCTGCTGGTCGGTGCCCGACCCCGCACGGCCGGCATGGAGCGCGGCGACCTGCTGTCCGCCAACGGCGGCATCTTCAAGCCCCAGGGCGAGGCGATCAACGCCGGTGCCGCCGACGACGTCCGGGTCCTGGTGGTCGGCAACCCGGCCAACACCAACGCGTTCATCGCGGCGTCGCACGCGCCCGACGTCCCGCGCGAGCGCTTCACCGCGATGACGCGACTGGACCACAACCGCGCGGTCTCGCAGCTGGCCACCCGGACGGGCGCGAAGGTCGCGGACATCGAGCGGCTGACCATCTGGGGCAACCACTCCGCCACCCAGTACCCCGACCTGTCGCACGCCACCGTCGGCGGGCGCCCCGCGCTCGAGGTCGTGAACGACGACGCCTGGGTGCGCGACACGTTCATCCCGACCGTGGCCAAGCGCGGCGCGGCGATCATCGAGGCGCGTGGCGCGTCGTCGGCGGCGTCCGCGGCCAACGCCGCGATCGACCACGTCTACTCCTGGGTGCACGGCACGCCCGCGGGGGACTGGACCTCGGCGGGCATCGTCTCGGACGGCTCGTACGGCGTGCCGGAGGGCCTGATCTCCTCGTTCCCCGTGACCTCCGAGGGCGGCAGCTGGAAGATCGTCCAGGGTCTCGATGTCGACGAGT
- a CDS encoding NADP-dependent isocitrate dehydrogenase, whose product MAKIKVVGPVVELDGDEMTRIIWQFIKDRLIHPYLDIDLRYYDLSIQNRDATDDQVTIDAANAIKEHGVGVKCATITPDEARVEEFGLKKMWVSPNGTIRNILGGVVFREPIIISNIPRLVPGWNKPIIIGRHAFGDQYRATNFKVPGAGTLTLTYTPADGSEPINQQVVTYPDGGGVAMGMYNFNDSIRDFARASFAYGLQRGYPVYLSTKNTILKAYDGAFKDIFQEVFDEEFATAFAEKGLTYEHRLIDDMVAAAMKWEGGYVWACKNYDGDVQSDTVAQGFGSLGLMTSVLMTPDGKTVEAEAAHGTVTRHYRQHQAGKPTSTNPIASIFAWTGGLKHRGKLDSTPEVTQFAETLEQVVVETVESGAMTKDLASLVGPDQAWQTTEEFLATLDANLAAKLA is encoded by the coding sequence ATGGCGAAGATCAAGGTTGTCGGCCCGGTCGTCGAGCTCGACGGCGACGAGATGACGCGCATCATCTGGCAGTTCATCAAGGACCGCCTGATCCACCCGTACCTCGACATCGACCTGCGGTACTACGACCTGTCGATCCAGAACCGCGACGCCACCGACGACCAGGTGACGATCGACGCGGCGAACGCGATCAAGGAGCACGGCGTCGGCGTCAAGTGCGCCACGATCACGCCCGACGAGGCGCGGGTCGAGGAGTTCGGCCTGAAGAAGATGTGGGTCTCGCCCAACGGCACGATCCGCAACATCCTCGGCGGCGTCGTCTTCCGCGAGCCGATCATCATCAGCAACATCCCGCGCCTGGTGCCCGGCTGGAACAAGCCGATCATCATCGGCCGCCACGCGTTCGGCGACCAGTACCGGGCCACCAACTTCAAGGTCCCCGGCGCCGGCACGCTGACGCTGACGTACACGCCCGCGGACGGCTCCGAGCCGATCAACCAGCAGGTCGTGACGTACCCCGACGGTGGCGGCGTCGCGATGGGCATGTACAACTTCAACGACTCGATCCGCGACTTCGCGCGGGCGTCGTTCGCGTACGGCCTGCAGCGCGGCTACCCGGTCTACCTGTCGACCAAGAACACGATCCTCAAGGCCTACGACGGCGCGTTCAAGGACATCTTCCAGGAGGTGTTCGACGAGGAGTTCGCCACTGCCTTTGCTGAGAAGGGCCTCACCTACGAGCACCGCCTCATCGACGACATGGTCGCCGCGGCCATGAAGTGGGAGGGCGGCTACGTCTGGGCCTGCAAGAACTACGACGGGGACGTGCAGTCCGACACGGTCGCGCAGGGCTTCGGCTCGCTCGGCCTCATGACGTCGGTGCTGATGACGCCCGACGGCAAGACGGTCGAGGCGGAGGCCGCGCACGGCACCGTGACCCGGCACTACCGCCAGCACCAGGCCGGCAAGCCGACGTCGACCAACCCGATCGCCTCGATCTTCGCCTGGACCGGTGGCCTCAAGCACCGCGGCAAGCTGGACAGCACCCCCGAGGTGACCCAGTTCGCCGAGACGCTCGAGCAGGTCGTCGTCGAGACCGTCGAGAGCGGCGCCATGACCAAGGACCTCGCGTCGCTGGTCGGGCCCGACCAGGCCTGGCAGACCACCGAGGAGTTCCTCGCGACGCTCGACGCCAACCTGGCGGCCAAGCTCGCCTGA
- a CDS encoding aquaporin has translation MAQDNSATSAGSTEPDDNAAAGTPAPEEASAAAAADSTPAASQPAPSGSQPAGTPGSQPAGTSGSASAEDEHEHEIDAYVIPAGTVMVTGPSLVARLGAEVFGTFGLVVVGLGIALYNGISQIGSLGVGLGFGLAYAAALVAVGHVSGGHFNPAVTLGAAIGGRTPWKDVVPYWLAQLVGAVLAAAVLFITIPSTLPGLLAQGGEASGRTFFSSVANGFADHSPLSTASQGQVEFSLVVGLLVEIVLTAVFVGVILGATDRRSRNAQAPIAIGLALAVLTLVALPVTNASLNPARSTAAALFSESWALGQLWLFWVAPLVGAALAGLVYRAFAAEPAEDNLLEEDDAYVTTDDVLVVTER, from the coding sequence ATGGCACAGGACAACTCCGCCACGTCCGCCGGCTCCACCGAGCCGGACGACAACGCCGCCGCCGGCACCCCCGCGCCCGAGGAGGCGTCGGCCGCCGCCGCCGCCGACTCGACGCCTGCTGCCTCCCAGCCCGCCCCGTCCGGCTCGCAGCCCGCCGGCACCCCCGGCTCGCAGCCCGCCGGCACCTCCGGCTCCGCCTCCGCCGAGGACGAGCACGAGCACGAGATCGACGCCTACGTGATCCCGGCGGGCACGGTCATGGTCACGGGACCGAGCCTGGTCGCCCGCCTGGGCGCCGAGGTGTTCGGCACGTTCGGGCTCGTCGTCGTGGGCCTGGGCATCGCGTTGTACAACGGCATCAGCCAGATCGGGTCGCTCGGCGTCGGCCTCGGCTTCGGCCTCGCCTACGCCGCCGCCCTCGTCGCCGTGGGTCACGTCTCCGGCGGCCACTTCAACCCCGCGGTCACGCTCGGCGCCGCGATCGGCGGTCGCACACCGTGGAAGGACGTGGTCCCGTACTGGCTGGCGCAGCTCGTCGGCGCGGTCCTCGCGGCGGCCGTCCTGTTCATCACCATCCCGAGCACCCTGCCCGGCCTGCTCGCGCAGGGCGGGGAGGCCTCCGGCCGCACCTTCTTCAGCAGCGTCGCCAACGGCTTCGCCGACCACTCGCCGCTGTCCACGGCGTCGCAGGGTCAGGTCGAGTTCTCGCTGGTCGTCGGGCTGCTCGTCGAGATCGTCCTCACCGCCGTGTTCGTCGGCGTCATCCTCGGCGCCACGGACCGCCGCTCCCGCAACGCCCAGGCACCGATCGCCATCGGGCTCGCGCTGGCCGTGCTGACCCTCGTGGCGCTCCCGGTCACCAACGCGTCGCTCAACCCGGCGCGCTCGACGGCCGCGGCGCTGTTCTCGGAGAGCTGGGCCCTCGGGCAGCTCTGGCTGTTCTGGGTGGCCCCGCTGGTCGGGGCCGCGCTCGCCGGCCTGGTCTACCGGGCGTTCGCGGCGGAGCCGGCCGAGGACAACCTGCTGGAGGAGGACGACGCGTACGTCACCACGGACGACGTCCTGGTGGTGACGGAGCGCTGA
- a CDS encoding DUF3017 domain-containing protein, with translation MTGTAGTHHATPAHARPGGHTPPDDPAAADPVPSTGPIPVEQAPLDPRAIARASLDAARNASLWWTSAGIVVAVVVALTVGTRQGAFVLAGVALVGALVRAVLPSPGPVALSFRSKPIDVVVLVVLGLGIAVLAQVLPA, from the coding sequence ATGACCGGGACAGCGGGGACGCACCACGCCACGCCCGCCCACGCGCGCCCGGGCGGGCACACGCCCCCGGACGACCCGGCGGCCGCCGACCCGGTGCCCTCGACCGGTCCCATCCCCGTCGAGCAGGCGCCCCTCGACCCCCGTGCCATCGCCCGCGCGTCCCTCGACGCCGCCCGCAACGCGTCCCTGTGGTGGACGAGCGCCGGCATCGTGGTGGCCGTCGTGGTGGCGCTCACCGTCGGCACGCGGCAGGGCGCCTTCGTGCTGGCCGGCGTCGCCCTCGTCGGCGCGCTGGTGCGCGCCGTGCTCCCGTCGCCGGGGCCCGTGGCGCTCTCGTTCCGGTCCAAGCCGATCGACGTCGTCGTTCTGGTGGTGCTGGGCCTGGGCATCGCGGTGCTGGCGCAGGTCCTGCCCGCGTAG
- a CDS encoding NAD(P)/FAD-dependent oxidoreductase yields the protein MSAPTNDEHLDPYRPRDVLVVGAGLAATQTVAALRERGYDGRVVVLGVEGTAPYDRPPLSKHLFDRPEPSWLADEIGTDLLALADDVLLDTPARALSLSAARPEVLTDRGTFTADALVVASGAHAVRPSGWEAALTLHTAADAARLRAVLEPGARLVVIGAGWIGAEVAGVAAAAGVDVVVVEANGAPLAAALGSTVGELTAPWYAAAGVRLLTGEHVTEVGTNGVLLADGKLVGADVVLAAVGARPTTDWLAGALPREPDGALRVDEHHAVIGAPRTVRAVGDVALRRSARHGWVPGGHWDGALRGPAALVADLLGTPTDAVVDVAPYVFSTQLGHELALFGHPHPDDDVVLRGDPAGAQGWAALWFRPGSDELGAILTVDRPRDVGAARRLFTAEGLPRLDRAVAHDPGRPLRQAALA from the coding sequence GTGAGCGCCCCGACGAACGACGAGCACCTGGACCCTTACCGACCGCGCGACGTGCTCGTCGTCGGCGCCGGCCTGGCGGCCACCCAGACGGTCGCCGCCCTGCGCGAGCGGGGCTACGACGGGCGGGTCGTCGTGCTCGGTGTGGAGGGCACGGCACCCTACGACCGGCCCCCGCTGTCGAAGCACCTCTTCGACCGTCCGGAGCCCAGCTGGCTGGCGGACGAGATCGGCACCGACCTGCTCGCCCTCGCGGACGACGTGCTCCTCGACACACCCGCCCGCGCGCTGTCCCTGTCGGCCGCGCGCCCCGAGGTCCTGACCGACCGCGGCACGTTCACCGCGGACGCTCTCGTCGTGGCGAGCGGGGCGCACGCCGTCCGACCCTCCGGCTGGGAGGCCGCCCTCACGCTGCACACCGCGGCCGACGCCGCGCGGCTGCGGGCTGTGCTCGAGCCGGGGGCTCGCCTCGTGGTGATCGGCGCCGGGTGGATCGGCGCGGAGGTCGCCGGTGTCGCCGCCGCGGCGGGCGTCGATGTCGTCGTGGTCGAGGCCAACGGTGCCCCGCTCGCCGCGGCCCTGGGGTCGACCGTCGGCGAGCTCACCGCGCCCTGGTACGCCGCCGCCGGTGTCCGGCTGCTCACCGGCGAGCACGTGACCGAGGTGGGCACCAACGGCGTCCTCCTCGCGGACGGGAAGCTCGTCGGCGCCGACGTCGTGCTCGCCGCCGTCGGCGCGCGCCCGACCACCGACTGGCTGGCGGGTGCGCTGCCGCGCGAGCCCGACGGCGCGCTGCGGGTCGACGAGCACCACGCGGTCATCGGCGCACCGCGCACCGTCCGGGCCGTGGGCGACGTCGCGCTGCGCCGGTCCGCACGCCACGGGTGGGTCCCCGGCGGGCACTGGGACGGGGCGCTGCGGGGCCCCGCGGCGCTGGTCGCGGACCTGCTCGGCACGCCGACGGACGCCGTCGTCGACGTGGCGCCGTACGTGTTCTCCACCCAGCTGGGCCACGAGCTCGCCCTGTTCGGCCACCCGCACCCCGACGACGACGTGGTGCTGCGCGGCGACCCGGCCGGCGCGCAGGGGTGGGCGGCGCTCTGGTTCCGCCCCGGCTCGGACGAGCTCGGGGCCATCCTCACGGTCGACCGCCCCCGCGACGTCGGCGCCGCCCGGCGGCTGTTCACAGCCGAAGGGCTGCCCCGGCTGGACCGGGCGGTCGCGCACGACCCCGGACGCCCGCTGCGGCAGGCCGCGCTCGCCTGA
- the purH gene encoding bifunctional phosphoribosylaminoimidazolecarboxamide formyltransferase/IMP cyclohydrolase, translating to MSATENQRPVRRALVSVYDKTGLTGLAAALHAAGVEIVSTGSTAATIAATGVPVTRVEDLTGFPECLDGRVKTLHPRVHAGVLADTRLPEHVARLADLGIAPFELVVVNLYPFTATVASGAGPDECVEQIDIGGPSMVRAAAKNHPSVAVVVDPARYEEVATAVASGGFTLAARRLLAADAFAHTAAYDAAVASWFAAEYAPDGAAAESGFPAFTGTTWVRGEVLRYGENPHQKAALYLTPDGAAGRGLAGAQQLHGKAMSYNNYVDADAAWRAAHDHAAPAVAIIKHANPCGIAVGTDVADAHAKAHACDPVSAFGGVIATNGTLTAAAAEQIAPVFTEVVVAAAFEPEALEILARKKNIRLLQVTPVDAALTERRAVSGGLLVQELDRVDAPGDDPAAWTLAAGAPADEATLADLAFAWRAVRAVKSNAILLADAGASVGVGMGQVNRVDSCRLAVERANSGDAERARGAVAASDAFFPFADGAQVLIDAGVRAIVQPGGSVRDEEVIAAAQAAGVTLYLTGTRHFAH from the coding sequence ATGTCAGCCACCGAGAACCAGCGACCCGTCCGCCGCGCCCTGGTCAGCGTCTACGACAAGACCGGCCTCACCGGCCTGGCCGCCGCGCTGCACGCCGCCGGTGTCGAGATCGTCTCCACCGGCTCGACGGCCGCCACGATCGCCGCGACCGGCGTGCCCGTGACGCGGGTCGAGGACCTCACCGGCTTCCCGGAGTGCCTGGACGGGCGGGTCAAGACGCTGCACCCCCGGGTGCACGCGGGCGTGCTCGCCGACACGCGACTGCCCGAGCACGTCGCGCGGCTGGCGGACCTGGGCATCGCCCCGTTCGAGCTCGTCGTGGTCAACCTGTACCCGTTCACGGCCACGGTCGCGTCGGGCGCCGGCCCCGACGAGTGCGTCGAGCAGATCGACATCGGCGGTCCCTCGATGGTCCGCGCCGCCGCCAAGAACCACCCCAGCGTGGCGGTCGTCGTCGACCCCGCGCGCTACGAGGAGGTGGCGACCGCGGTCGCGAGCGGCGGCTTCACGCTCGCCGCGCGTCGCCTGCTCGCGGCCGACGCGTTCGCGCACACCGCCGCGTACGACGCCGCCGTGGCCAGCTGGTTCGCCGCCGAGTACGCGCCCGACGGGGCCGCCGCCGAGTCGGGCTTCCCGGCCTTCACCGGGACCACCTGGGTGCGTGGGGAGGTGCTGCGGTACGGCGAGAACCCGCACCAGAAGGCGGCGCTGTACCTGACCCCGGACGGCGCCGCGGGCCGGGGCCTGGCCGGAGCGCAGCAGCTGCACGGCAAGGCCATGAGCTACAACAACTACGTGGACGCCGACGCCGCCTGGCGGGCCGCGCACGACCACGCCGCTCCCGCCGTCGCCATCATCAAGCACGCCAACCCCTGCGGCATCGCGGTCGGGACGGACGTGGCCGACGCGCACGCCAAGGCGCACGCGTGCGACCCGGTCTCCGCGTTCGGTGGTGTCATCGCGACGAACGGCACGCTCACGGCTGCGGCCGCCGAGCAGATCGCCCCCGTGTTCACCGAGGTCGTCGTCGCTGCGGCGTTCGAGCCCGAGGCGCTCGAGATCCTGGCCCGCAAGAAGAACATCCGGCTGCTGCAGGTCACGCCCGTGGACGCCGCCCTGACCGAGCGCCGCGCGGTCAGCGGAGGGCTGCTCGTCCAGGAGCTCGACCGCGTGGACGCCCCCGGGGACGACCCGGCGGCCTGGACCCTCGCGGCCGGCGCGCCGGCTGACGAGGCCACGCTCGCCGACCTCGCGTTCGCCTGGCGTGCGGTGCGTGCCGTGAAGTCGAACGCGATCCTGCTGGCGGACGCGGGAGCGTCCGTCGGGGTCGGGATGGGCCAGGTCAACCGCGTCGACTCGTGCAGGCTCGCGGTCGAGCGGGCCAACTCCGGGGACGCCGAGCGCGCCCGCGGAGCCGTGGCCGCCTCGGACGCCTTCTTCCCGTTCGCCGACGGTGCGCAGGTGCTGATCGACGCCGGCGTGCGCGCCATCGTCCAGCCCGGCGGGTCGGTCCGCGACGAGGAGGTGATCGCCGCGGCGCAGGCCGCAGGCGTGACCCTCTACCTCACCGGCACCCGGCACTTCGCACACTGA
- the purN gene encoding phosphoribosylglycinamide formyltransferase, which produces MPPRPAPATRASGRLVVMVSGTGSNLAALLAAHEDPAYGARVVAVVADRGGIRALEIARAAGIPTAVVSVKDFEDRAAWDAAVTETVAVFSPDLVVLAGFMKLFGATFLGRFGGRIVNTHPALLPSFPGAHGVRDALAYGVKITGCTVMVVDEGVDTGPILAQAAVPVEPHDDEATLHERIKAVEQVLLVEWVGRITREGLRVEGRHAFVG; this is translated from the coding sequence ATGCCCCCGCGCCCCGCTCCGGCCACCCGTGCGTCGGGGCGGCTCGTCGTCATGGTGTCGGGGACGGGCTCCAACCTGGCGGCACTGCTCGCGGCCCACGAGGACCCCGCCTACGGTGCGCGCGTCGTCGCCGTCGTCGCCGACCGAGGCGGCATCAGGGCGCTGGAGATCGCGCGCGCGGCGGGCATCCCGACCGCGGTCGTCTCGGTCAAGGACTTCGAGGACCGTGCCGCCTGGGACGCCGCCGTCACGGAGACGGTCGCGGTCTTCTCCCCGGACCTGGTGGTGCTCGCCGGGTTCATGAAGCTCTTCGGCGCCACGTTCCTCGGCCGTTTCGGTGGGCGGATCGTCAACACGCACCCGGCGCTGCTGCCGTCCTTCCCGGGCGCGCACGGTGTGCGCGACGCGCTCGCGTACGGGGTGAAGATCACCGGCTGCACCGTCATGGTGGTCGACGAGGGCGTCGACACGGGGCCGATCCTGGCGCAGGCCGCGGTCCCGGTGGAGCCGCACGACGACGAGGCCACCCTGCACGAGCGGATCAAGGCCGTCGAGCAGGTGCTGCTCGTCGAGTGGGTCGGGCGCATCACGCGCGAGGGCCTGCGCGTCGAGGGCCGGCACGCGTTCGTCGGCTGA
- a CDS encoding cell division protein PerM — translation MSATGPRTGSNPVVDRRRRRTLVDDPTPTFFTSALDGAPRWIAGVLSALQAALLSFLVLALPAVAAYVATSADPSNSGVGWMRSVGVGSSLWLLGHGVPAHVGTVVVSLVPLGVTALALFVCYASARRSGLATWSSYAAGVGTYTAVAVLVALLSGAGSGALLAALGGAAVSAVGLGVGLLARPEAPSARALTRPVWSRCPAPLRTGASAGVLASATLLLVAALVTTLWVVAGRATISDVVRGLGLDAVGGVVLAVAELAYLPNLVVWALTWVTGSGFSVGEGTLFAPDEVIGGALPAVPMLGALPAPDIAGPVTSLVPLVLVAVGAQVGWYVHRRLETRRWWHTLAACAAAATSAAVVVMLLVTMASGGVGPDRLATVGAHGAVVGLRTGAGVLLGALLVALPGDRLLRAEVRRRVQTLLHRDQI, via the coding sequence GTGAGCGCCACCGGCCCCCGCACCGGGAGCAACCCCGTCGTCGACCGTCGCCGTCGCCGCACGCTGGTCGACGACCCGACACCCACCTTCTTCACGAGCGCGCTCGACGGCGCCCCGCGGTGGATCGCCGGAGTCCTGTCGGCGTTGCAGGCCGCGCTGCTGTCCTTCCTGGTGCTCGCGCTGCCGGCCGTCGCGGCCTACGTCGCCACGTCCGCCGACCCGTCCAACAGCGGCGTCGGCTGGATGCGCTCGGTGGGCGTGGGGTCGTCGCTCTGGCTGCTCGGTCACGGGGTCCCCGCGCACGTCGGCACGGTCGTGGTGTCGCTGGTCCCGCTCGGGGTCACCGCGCTCGCACTGTTCGTCTGCTACGCCTCGGCGCGACGGTCGGGCCTGGCGACCTGGTCGTCCTACGCCGCCGGCGTCGGTACCTACACCGCGGTCGCCGTCCTGGTGGCCCTGCTCAGCGGTGCCGGATCGGGTGCGCTGCTCGCGGCGCTCGGCGGCGCGGCCGTGTCCGCCGTCGGCCTCGGCGTGGGGCTGCTGGCCCGGCCCGAGGCGCCGTCGGCCCGCGCGCTCACCCGACCCGTCTGGTCGCGGTGCCCGGCACCGCTGCGCACCGGGGCGTCCGCGGGCGTCCTCGCCTCGGCCACCCTGCTGCTCGTCGCGGCGCTCGTGACCACGCTGTGGGTCGTGGCCGGGCGGGCGACCATCTCGGACGTCGTGCGCGGTCTGGGGCTCGACGCGGTGGGCGGCGTCGTGCTGGCGGTCGCCGAGCTGGCGTACCTGCCCAACCTGGTGGTCTGGGCGCTCACGTGGGTGACCGGGTCCGGCTTCTCGGTCGGGGAGGGAACGCTTTTCGCGCCGGACGAGGTCATCGGCGGAGCGCTGCCCGCGGTCCCGATGCTCGGCGCGCTCCCTGCGCCCGACATCGCCGGGCCCGTCACCAGCCTCGTCCCGCTCGTGCTCGTGGCCGTGGGCGCGCAGGTGGGCTGGTACGTGCACCGCCGGCTCGAGACGCGACGCTGGTGGCACACGCTGGCCGCGTGCGCGGCGGCGGCGACCAGCGCGGCGGTGGTCGTGATGCTGCTCGTCACGATGGCCAGCGGCGGGGTCGGCCCCGACCGGCTGGCGACGGTGGGTGCGCACGGCGCGGTCGTCGGGCTTCGGACGGGTGCCGGGGTGCTCCTGGGCGCCCTCCTGGTGGCGCTGCCCGGCGACCGGCTCCTGCGCGCCGAGGTCCGCCGCCGGGTGCAGACGCTGCTGCACCGCGACCAGATCTGA
- the sucD gene encoding succinate--CoA ligase subunit alpha → MAIFLTEASKVIVQGMTGSEGQKHTTRMLASGTSVVGGVNPRKAGTSVAFDVDGSSVDVPVFGSVSEAMDATGADVSVVFVPPAHTKGAVVEAIEAGIPLVVIITEGVPVADTAEFFALALDKGVRLIGPNCPGLISPGKSNVGIIPADITGPGRVGLVSKSGTLTYQMMYELRDFGFSTAIGIGGDPIIGTTHIDALAAFEADPDTEVIVMIGEIGGDAEERAAAYIAEHVTKPVVGYVAGFTAPEGKTMGHAGAIVSGSSGTAQAKKEALEAAGVKVGKTPSETAELARQLLS, encoded by the coding sequence ATGGCGATCTTCCTGACCGAGGCATCCAAGGTCATCGTCCAGGGCATGACGGGTTCCGAGGGCCAGAAGCACACGACCCGCATGCTCGCGTCCGGCACGTCCGTCGTCGGCGGCGTCAACCCGCGCAAGGCGGGCACGTCCGTGGCGTTCGACGTCGACGGCAGCAGCGTCGACGTCCCCGTGTTCGGCTCCGTCTCCGAGGCGATGGACGCGACGGGCGCGGACGTGTCCGTCGTCTTCGTGCCGCCGGCCCACACCAAGGGCGCGGTCGTCGAGGCGATCGAGGCGGGCATCCCGCTCGTCGTCATCATCACCGAGGGCGTCCCGGTGGCCGACACCGCCGAGTTCTTCGCGCTCGCGCTCGACAAGGGCGTGCGGCTGATCGGCCCCAACTGCCCGGGCCTGATCAGCCCCGGCAAGTCCAACGTCGGCATCATCCCGGCGGACATCACCGGTCCCGGCCGCGTGGGCCTGGTCTCGAAGTCCGGCACGCTGACCTACCAGATGATGTACGAGCTGCGGGACTTCGGGTTCTCCACGGCCATCGGCATCGGCGGCGACCCGATCATCGGCACCACGCACATCGACGCCCTCGCGGCGTTCGAGGCGGACCCCGACACCGAGGTCATCGTCATGATCGGTGAGATCGGTGGCGACGCCGAGGAGCGCGCGGCGGCCTACATCGCCGAGCACGTCACCAAGCCCGTCGTCGGCTACGTGGCCGGCTTCACGGCACCCGAGGGCAAGACCATGGGCCACGCCGGCGCCATCGTCTCCGGCTCGTCGGGTACCGCCCAGGCCAAGAAGGAGGCCCTCGAGGCCGCGGGCGTCAAGGTCGGCAAGACGCCGTCCGAGACGGCCGAGCTCGCCCGCCAGCTGCTCAGCTGA
- the sucC gene encoding ADP-forming succinate--CoA ligase subunit beta, which produces MDLFEYQARDIFEKHGVPVLGGVVATTPEEARAGAEQLLGGQSGVVVVKAQVKVGGRGKAGGVKLARSADEAAEKASEILGMDIKGHTVHRVMIAAGAKIATEFYFSLLLDRAERRYLAMCSVEGGMDIEQLAVERPDALAKVAVDPRTGIDQAKADEIVDAAGFAPDVAPKVAAVLQTLWTVYRSEDATLVEVNPLVLTEDGEVVALDGKVTLDENAGFRHPEHAELEDAEAADPLEARAKEKDLNYVKLDGEVGIIGNGAGLVMSTLDVVAYAGEAHGGVKPANFLDIGGGASAEIMAAGLDIILTDPQVKSVFVNVFGGITACDAVANGIVHALEILGDEASKPLVVRLDGNNVLEGRRILAEAGHPLVTIAETMDGGADKAAELAHAAA; this is translated from the coding sequence GTGGACCTGTTCGAGTACCAGGCACGTGACATCTTCGAGAAGCACGGCGTCCCCGTGCTCGGCGGCGTCGTCGCCACCACACCGGAGGAGGCTCGCGCAGGCGCGGAGCAGCTTCTCGGTGGCCAGAGCGGCGTGGTGGTCGTCAAGGCGCAGGTCAAGGTCGGCGGCCGCGGCAAGGCGGGCGGCGTCAAGCTGGCCCGGTCCGCGGACGAGGCGGCCGAGAAGGCCTCCGAGATCCTCGGCATGGACATCAAGGGCCACACGGTCCACCGCGTGATGATCGCGGCCGGCGCCAAGATCGCGACGGAGTTCTACTTCTCCCTGCTGCTGGACCGCGCCGAGCGCCGCTACCTGGCCATGTGCTCGGTCGAGGGCGGCATGGACATCGAGCAGCTCGCGGTCGAGCGCCCCGACGCGCTGGCCAAGGTCGCGGTCGACCCGCGCACCGGCATCGACCAGGCCAAGGCGGACGAGATCGTCGACGCCGCCGGGTTCGCGCCGGACGTCGCGCCGAAGGTTGCGGCCGTCCTGCAGACGCTCTGGACCGTCTACCGCAGCGAGGACGCCACGCTGGTCGAGGTGAACCCGCTCGTCCTCACGGAGGACGGCGAGGTCGTCGCGCTCGACGGCAAGGTCACGCTCGACGAGAACGCCGGCTTCCGCCACCCGGAGCACGCCGAGCTCGAGGACGCCGAGGCCGCGGACCCGCTCGAGGCGCGCGCCAAGGAGAAGGACCTCAACTACGTCAAGCTCGACGGCGAGGTCGGCATCATCGGCAACGGCGCGGGGCTCGTGATGAGCACGCTCGACGTCGTCGCGTACGCCGGTGAGGCGCACGGCGGCGTGAAGCCCGCAAACTTCCTGGACATCGGTGGCGGCGCGAGCGCCGAGATCATGGCCGCGGGCCTCGACATCATCCTCACGGACCCGCAGGTCAAGTCCGTGTTCGTCAACGTCTTCGGTGGCATCACCGCGTGCGACGCGGTCGCCAACGGCATCGTCCACGCCCTGGAGATCCTCGGCGACGAGGCCTCCAAGCCGCTGGTCGTCCGTCTGGACGGCAACAACGTGCTCGAGGGCCGTCGCATCCTCGCCGAGGCGGGTCACCCGCTGGTCACGATCGCGGAGACGATGGACGGCGGCGCCGACAAGGCAGCCGAGCTCGCCCACGCCGCCGCCTGA